The proteins below come from a single Candidatus Methylomirabilota bacterium genomic window:
- a CDS encoding ABC transporter substrate-binding protein, with protein sequence LVGKGLEQLTQVVPGVSRVAGLWQPGGLPERTEKDMLKGAEVAARTLGVRLQFVEARGPADFDRAFSDMTRARAGALTVLGSNMFSNERRRLVDLAAKNRLPAVYASRDYVDAGGLMAYGPNFADLYRRAATYVDKILKGAKPGDLPVEQPTKFELVINMKTAKAVGLTIPQSLLGRADHVVER encoded by the coding sequence AGCTCGTCGGCAAGGGTCTGGAACAGCTCACGCAGGTCGTTCCGGGGGTCAGTCGGGTCGCTGGCCTCTGGCAGCCAGGTGGCCTCCCCGAACGCACGGAAAAGGACATGCTGAAGGGAGCAGAAGTCGCGGCGCGGACGCTGGGGGTGCGGCTTCAATTCGTTGAGGCGCGAGGTCCCGCGGATTTCGACAGGGCCTTCTCGGACATGACCAGGGCGCGCGCGGGTGCTCTGACTGTATTGGGAAGCAACATGTTCAGCAATGAGCGCAGACGCCTCGTGGACCTGGCGGCCAAGAACCGGCTGCCGGCAGTGTACGCATCGAGGGACTATGTCGATGCCGGGGGCCTTATGGCCTACGGACCGAACTTTGCTGATTTGTATCGGCGCGCCGCTACCTACGTGGACAAGATTCTCAAAGGCGCCAAGCCCGGCGACCTGCCCGTCGAGCAGCCAACGAAGTTCGAGCTGGTCATCAATATGAAGACCGCCAAGGCCGTCGGCCTGACAATACCGCAGTCGCTGCTGGGGCGGGCGGACCATGTCGTCGAGAGATGA